The following are encoded together in the Populus trichocarpa isolate Nisqually-1 chromosome 5, P.trichocarpa_v4.1, whole genome shotgun sequence genome:
- the LOC18099613 gene encoding transcriptional corepressor SEUSS, protein MVPSGPPTPIGGAQSVSPSLLRSNSGMLGAQGGPLSSQTAFPSLMSPRTQFNNMSMLGNVPSLLNQSFGNGGPNPGLPGPGSSQRGNIDTGAESDPLSNVGNGMGFNAPPPSFVPSNMVNPGPSGQVQGQQFSNPSGNQLLPDQQQSQQLEAQSFQHGQQSMQQFSGSHNAQQVQQQHQFQSIRGGLAGVGPVKMEPHVTNDQHGAQQPQPLRNLGPVKLEPQQIQTMRNLSTVKLEPQHSDQSLFLQQQQHQQQQQQQQHQQQQQQQHQQQQHQQQQQQQHQQQFLHMSRQSSQQAVVQLNLLHQQRILQMHQQQQQQQQQQLLKAMPQQRPQLPQQFQQQNLPLRSPVKSVYEPGMCARRLTNYMHQQQRRPEDNNIDFWRKFVSEFFAPHAKKKWCVSMYGSGRQTAGVFPQDVWHCEICNRKPGRGFEATVEVLPRLFKIKYESGTLEELLYVDMPREYQNSSGQIVLDYAKAIQESVFEQLRVVRDGQLRIVFSPDLKICSWEFCARRHEELIPRRLLIPQVSQLGAAAQKYQAATQTASSNLSVPELQNNCTMFVASARQLAKALEVPLVNDLGYTKRYVRCLQISEVVNSMKDLIDYSRETGTGPMESLAKFPRRTGSSSGFHSQAPQPEGQQQQQQQLQTIPKNSNSDRSSAQVPMQITASNGMASVNNSLTTASTTTSASTIVGLLHQNSMNSRHQNSMNNASSPYGGNSVQIPSPGSSGTIPQAQPNPSPFQSPTPSSSNNPPQTSHSALTTSNHISSTNSPANIPLQQPALSGEADHGDSQSSVQKILHDIMLSNQLNGNGGMVGVGSLVNDVKNVNGILSTGNNTVLNGGNGLVGNGTVNSSGIGGAGYGTMGGLVQSTVVNGIRAAMGNNSIMNGRMGMPSMVRDQSMNHQHDLGNQLPSGLGAVNGFSNLQFDWKPSP, encoded by the exons ATGGTGCCCTCGGGGCCGCCTACTCCAATTGGGGGTGCCCAGTCTGTTTCTCCTTCACTTTTGAGATCAAATTCGGGGATGTTGGGAGCTCAAGGTGGTCCTTTGAGTTCCCAAACAGCATTCCCTTCTCTAATGTCCCCCCGTACTCAGTTTAATAACATGAGCATGCTTGGAAATGTGCCCTCCCTCCTGAACCAGTCTTTTGGGAACGGAGGTCCAAATCCTGGACTTCCTGGGCCTGGGAGCAGTCAGCGTGGAAATATTGATACCGGGGCAGAGTCTGATCCACTTTCAAATGTTGGTAATGGAATGGGTTTCAATGCTCCTCCACCGTCATTTGTACCGTCAAATATGGTTAATCCTGGACCTTCAGGTCAAGTTCAGGGACAACAGTTTTCAAATCCTTCCGGCAACCAGTTGTTGCCCGATCAACAACAGTCCCAACAACTTGAAGCACAAAGTTTCCAGCATGGTCAGCAATCAATGCAACAGTTCTCTGGCTCTCACAACGCCCAGCAGGTGCAGCAGCaacatcaatttcaatcaaTACGAGGAGGGTTAGCTGGTGTTGGACCTGTTAAGATGGAGCCACATGTGACAAATGATCAACATGGAGCACAGCAGCCGCAGCCACTGAGAAATCTGGGTCCAGTCAAGTTGGAGCCACAGCAAATTCAGACGATGCGAAATTTGTCAACGGTAAAGTTGGAACCGCAACATTCAGATCAATCTTTGTTTTTacaacagcagcagcatcagcagcagcagcagcagcagcagcatcagcagcagcagcagcagcagcatcagcagcagcagcatcagcagcaacagcagcagcagcatcagcAGCAGTTCCTTCACATGTCAAGGCAGTCATCTCAGCAGGCTGTTGTACAACTAAATCTTTTGCATCAGCAAAGGATTCTGCAAATGcatcagcaacagcaacagcaacagcaacagcaacttTTGAAGGCAATGCCTCAGCAAAGGCCTCAATTACCACAACAATTTCAACAACAGAACTTACCTTTGAGATCTCCAGTAAAATCAGTATATGAACCTGGGATGTGTGCCCGTCGTCTCACAAATTACATGCATCAACAGCAGCGCAGACCTGAA GACAATAACATTGATTTCTGGAGGAAATTTGTTTCTGAGTTCTTTGCTCCCCATGCAAAAAAGAAGTGGTGTGTTTCTATGTATGGAAGTGGCCGGCAAACAGCTGGTGTTTTCCCTCAG GATGTATGGCATTGTGAGATTTGCAATCGCAAGCCAGGCCGGGGTTTTG AGGCAACTGTTGAGGTTCTTCCCAggcttttcaaaatcaaatatgaaagtGGTACCTTGGAAGAACTTCTTTATGTTGATATGCCACGTGAATATCAAAACTCATCCGGTCAAATTGTTCTGGATTATGCGAAAGCAatacaggaaagtgtttttgagCAACTTCGCGTTGTTCGTGATGGTCAACTACGGATAGTCTTCTCTCCAGATTTGAAG ATATGCTCATGGGAGTTTTGTGCTCGACGGCATGAAGAGCTTATACCTCGAAGATTGTTGATACCACAG GTAAGTCAGCTTGGTGCTGCAGCTCAAAAGTATCAGGCTGCCACTCAAACTGCATCGTCCAATTTATCTGTCCCAGAGTTGCAAAATAATTGTACCAT GTTTGTTGCATCAGCTCGACAACTGGCAAAAGCCTTGGAAGTGCCATTAGTAAACGATCTAGGATATACTAAGAGATATGTACGGTGCCTTCAG ATATCAGAAGTGGTAAATAGTATGAAAGACTTGATTGATTATAGCCGAGAAACAGGAACTGGACCAATGG AGAGTTTGGCCAAGTTCCCTCGGAGGACAGGTTCTTCATCTGGGTTCCATAGTCAAGCTCCACAGCCTGAGggacagcagcagcaacagcagcaactGCAAACAATACCCAAGAACTCAAATAGTGATCGAAGTTCAGCCCAAGTCCCAATGCAAATCACTGCTAGCAATGGTATGGCTAGTGTAAATAACTCACTCACCACAGCATCTACAACCACGTCTGCCAGCACTATTGTGGGGCTTCTCCACCAAAATTCAATGAATTCAAGACACCAAAATTCTATGAATAATGCAAGCAGTCCCTATGGAGGAAACTCTGTTCAGATTCCATCTCCTGGTTCCTCTGGTACGATTCCACAGGCACAACCTAATCCTTCTCCTTTCCAGTCACCAAcaccctcatcatcaaataatcCTCCACAAACATCTCATAGTGCCTTGACAACTTCCAATCATATTAGTTCCACAAATTCACCAGCAAACATTCCCTTGCAACAGCCAGCTCTTTCTGGTGAGGCTGACCATGGTGATTCTCAAAGCTCTGTCCAGAAAATCTTACATGACATCATGTTGTCCAACCAACTTAATGGAAATGGTGGAATGGTTGGGGTTGGTTCTTTGGTGAATGACGTGAAAAATGTTAATGGGATTTTGTCAACAGGCAACAATACGGTTCTCAATGGAGGAAATGGCCTGGTGGGAAATGGGACAGTCAATAGTTCTGGAATAGGGGGTGCTGGATATGGCACCATGGGTGGACTTGTGCAGTCTACAGTGGTCAATGGAATCAGAGCTGCAATGGGTAATAACTCTATAATGAATGGTCGGATGGGTATGCCATCGATGGTACGAGACCAGAGCATGAATCATCAACATGATTTGGGGAACCAGCTGCCTAGTGGGCTAGGAGCAGTTAATGGGTTTAGTAATCTTCAGTTTGATTGGAAACCATCCCCTTGA
- the LOC7469200 gene encoding bidirectional sugar transporter SWEET1, whose translation MDVLHFLFGVFGNATALFLFLAPTITFKRIIRSKSIEQFSGIPYVMTLLNCLLSAWYGLPFVSKNNVLVSTINGAGSAIETIYVLIFIIYAPKKEKAKVLGLLTLVITIFTGVALVSLFALHGNARKLFCGCAAAVFSIIMYGSPLSIMRTVIKTKSVEYMPFFLSLFVFLCGTSWFVYGLLGRDPFVAVPNGVGCGLGALQLILYFIYRNNKGEAKKPISTHSLEIGPGKVHQEKKLVANGSHDERV comes from the exons ATGGATGTCCTGCATTTCTTGTTTGGAGTTTTTG GAAATGCCACTGCtttgtttctcttcttggctCCAAC GATAACTTTCAAGAGGATCATAAGAAGCAAATCCATAGAGCAGTTCTCTGGCATTCCGTATGTGATGACCTTGCTCAACTGCCTCCTTTCCGCTTG GTATGGACTGCCTTTCGTGTCCAAGAACAATGTTTTGGTGTCAACAATCAATGGAGCTGGCTCAGCAATTGAAACCATCTATGTGTTGATCTTCATCATCTATGCACCAAAGAAAGAGAAGGCTAAAGTCCTTGGCCTCCTCACTCTTGTGATCACCATCTTTACTGGCGTGGCCTTGGTGTCCCTTTTTGCTCTTCATGGCAACGCCAGGAAGCTATTCTGTGGCTGTGCTGCTGCTGTTTTCTCTATTATCATGTATGGCTCCCCACTGTCTATCATG AGGACAGTGATTAAAACTAAGAGCGTCGAGTACATGCCATTCTTCCTGTCACTGTTTGTCTTCTTATGCGGCACTTCCTGGTTTGTCTATGGTCTACTTGGTAGAGACCCTTTCGTTGCC GTCCCAAATGGAGTTGGCTGTGGTCTAGGGGCATTACAGCTGATATTGTACTTCATCTACCGTAACAACAAGGGCGAGGCCAAGAAGCCCATCTCTACTCATTCACTAGAGATTGGTCCCGGAAAAGTCCACCAAGAGAAGAAATTGGTTGCCAATGGATCCCATGATGAACGAGTGTAG
- the LOC7469198 gene encoding thioredoxin M-type, chloroplastic translates to MAMKNCFQVSSVSTTTRAGVCHPFAPVEKLQLPTCKGPNTSNLSLSSPSSSFPRSLRSRCQKSRVVCKAREAVDAVQVATDASWDTVIGSDTPVLVEFWAPWCGPCKMIAPVVEELAKEYAGKIACYKVNTDDCPNIATKYGIRSIPTVLFFKKGEKKESVIGAVPKTTLSNSIDKYIDA, encoded by the exons ATGGCTATGAAGAATTGTTTCCAAGTTAGTTCAGTGAGTACTACCACCAGAGCTGGTGTTTGCCATCCATTTGCTCCTGTGGAAAAGCTTCAATTGCCAACCTGTAAAGGACCCAACACATCCAATTTATCGTTGTCTTCACCTTCTTCATCCTTTCCTCGCTCACTGAGAAGCAGATGCCAAAAATCCCGCGTTGTCTGCAAAGCTCGTGAAGCTGTAGATGCAG TTCAAGTAGCGACAGATGCAAGCTGGGATACTGTGATTGGAAGCGACACCCCTGTTCTTGTGGAGTTTTGGGCACCATGGTGCGGACCTTGTAAGATGATAGCACCGGTAGTCGAGGAGTTGGCAAAAGAATATGCAGGAAAGATAGCTTGTTACAAAGTCAACACTGATGACTGCCCTAATATTGCCACAAAGTATGGAATAAGAAGCATTCCGACAGTGCTGTTTTTcaagaaaggagagaagaaagaaagtgttATTGGAGCAGTGCCCAAGACCACCTTGTCTAATTCCATAGACAAGTATATAGATGCTTGA